The following coding sequences lie in one Lolium perenne isolate Kyuss_39 chromosome 2, Kyuss_2.0, whole genome shotgun sequence genomic window:
- the LOC127336488 gene encoding putative E3 ubiquitin-protein ligase LIN, with translation MAPPSSLLRDLLSADGFKSRRKQSPADPRTTSMPPKSRRPTKPARSQSDVLTRSRLRDGNVVVDPHDGAPEEHQMARRRSSASLMNARSYRNIDTAGSGAAAGARGCAAVPALDESALSALISLAAGAVKPFAKDEAFRASLRSGCTSCVGESDHRAVLDLRVTVQTVERAAASAEEEEDPLDPRDLKRVSLRLHALATLDDEEARAVTASGAPYERLAACAHLYMSVVSKLQKKDHSAAVHALEAFCLAPREARTVLLPALWDRLLRPGLSHLRAWRDRESAAAAARSEPDARVKEVERTFVDALDGGTRVLACYYRDWLLGRTEELAIPSVPAPPSTTAAVDGALARSSQSTTYDIGSDVAFSSESMSPAVFAIEETPQQPEEVVQGKAAEAESVFHECDDGEARSYTPTPLEEEKAAMPTMLINEAFEPQIENGRSNGAGESTSYLPIRDMSAIDLLTLEFCEGPLKISCTDGNQFQSSIFATTPSDFLCPLTRQIFNRPVTIETGQTFERHAIVQWFDRGLRTCPVTGQELESLSVPDTNRVLKRLIDSWKSEHCRSLPQVAGSSRAPEEKLNVAVVDRVLDSGRSVSEQMERARHLMAIGGVDFHQHRLREGREEEQKARAAEHLLLCVRAEGGCRSYVAVGVDGGSLARLIRSEVVSARTTAVRLLVELLRLRRREIVELLMRGVCAASVLETMDVLLKHLRSSPVEEQALVAVLLLHFQRTLEEPRRTSEYGEEAAKALTESLRRCLTDENVVANTRTALLMLGGHFSFSGDLLAEEWMLKQAGFVDDSPTTSVASDAAVQEKEVAENEAWQEHVTAVLLGSGRRPFLAALSGCLGSRDAGLVAACLTTAGWLSRSLAAPPLEDARTDMQLAAFSALVPPLKRCLAGGAAHLQARHRVLATVTLHNFSKIPDCRVLLMLLADGLRGHLAELAELTRTAGQLYAELHE, from the exons ATGGCGCCGCCGTCATCTTTGCTTCGCGACCTGCTTTCCGCTGATGGCTTCAAGAGCCGTCGCAAGCAGTCTCCGGCCGACCCACGGACGACGAGCATGCCACCCAAGAGCCGGCGCCCGACCAAGCCCGCGCGTTCGCAGTCCGACGTCCTCACCCGCAGTCGCCTCAGGGACGGGAACGTCGTCGTCGACCCTCACGACGGCGCCCCCGAGGAGCATCAGATGGCGAGGCGGAGGTCGTCAGCGTCGCTGATGAACGCCAGGAGCTACAGAAACATCGACACCGCCGGCAGCGGCGCCGCCGCGGGCGCGAGGGGTTGCGCCGCGGTGCCGGCTCTCGACGAGTCCGCGCTCAGCGCGCTGATCTCGCTGGCCGCGGGCGCCGTGAAGCCGTTCGCCAAGGACGAGGCCTTCCGCGCGTCTCTGCGCAGCGGCTGCACGTCCTGCGTCGGCGAGTCCGACCACCGCGCCGTCCTCGACCTCCGCGTGACCGTGCAGACCGTCGAGAGGGCCGCGGCgtcggcagaggaggaggaagatccccTCGACCCGCGCGACCTGAAGCGCGTCTCCCTCAGGCTGCACGCCCTGGCGACCCTCGACGACGAGGAGGCGCGCGCGGTGACCGCGTCGGGCGCGCCCTACGAGCGTCTCGCCGCGTGCGCGCACCTCTATATGTCCGTCGTCTCCAAGCTCCAGAAGAAGGACCACTCCGCCGCCGTGCACGCCCTGGAAGCCTTCTGCCTCGCGCCGCGCGAGGCCCGCACGGTGCTTCTGCCCGCGCTGTGGGACAGGCTCTTGCGCCCGGGGCTCTCGCACCTTCGGGCGTGGCGCGATCGCGAGTCGGCTGCGGCTGCGGCAAGATCGGAGCCCGACGCCAGGGTGAAGGAGGTAGAGCGGACGTTCGTGGACGCGCTGGACGGCGGCACGCGCGTGCTCGCGTGCTACTACAGGGACTGGCTGCTGGGCCGCACGGAAGAGTTGGCTATCCCGTCCGTTCCCGCGCCACCCAGCACTACGGCTGCTGTTGACGGCGCACTGGCAAGGTCCTCCCAATCGACGACGTACGATATCGGCTCGGATGTCGCGTTTAGCTCCGAGAGTATGAGCCCCGCCGTGTTTGCGATCGAGGAGACGCCGCAGCAACCTGAGGAGGTTGTGCAAGGGAAGGCCGCGGAGGCAGAGAGCGTGTTCCACGAGTGCGACGATGGCGAAGCAAGGAGCTACACCCCCACTCCACTGGAAGAAGAAAAGGCTGCGATGCCTACTATGCTGATCAATGAGGCATTTGAGCCACAG ATCGAAAATGGGCGGAGCAATGGAGCAGGCGAGTCTACGAGTTACCTGCCGATCCGTGACATGTCTGCGATCGACCTTCTCACACTCGAGTTCTG CGAAGGGCCTCTCAAGATCAGCTGCACAGACGGCAACCAATTCCAGTCCTCCATTTTTGCCACCACCCCGAGCGACTTCCTCTGCCCACTGACCCGCCAGATCTTCAACCGGCCGGTGACGATCGAGACAGGCCAGACGTTCGAGCGGCACGCCATAGTGCAGTGGTTCGACAGAGGCCTCCGGACGTGCCCCGTCACCGGCCAGGAGCTGGAGTCCCTGTCAGTGCCCGACACGAACCGCGTGCTGAAGCGCCTGATCGACAGCTGGAAGTCGGAGCACTGCCGGAGCCTGCCGCAGGTCGCCGGGAGCAGCAGAGCGCCGGAGGAGAAGCTGAACGTGGCAGTGGTGGACAGGGTGCTCGACTCGGGGCGCAGCGTGTCGGAGCAGATGGAGAGGGCGAGGCACCTCATGGCGATCGGCGGCGTGGACTTCCACCAGCACAGGCTCCGGGAAGGgagggaggaggagcagaaggcgCGGGCGGCGGAGCACCTGCTGCTGTGCGTCAGGGCGGAGGGCGGCTGCCGGAGCTACGTGGCCGTCGGGGTTGACGGCGGGAGCCTTGCTCGGCTGATACGGAGCGAGGTGGTCTCGGCGAGGACGACGGCGGTGCGCCTGCTCGTCGAGCTGCTTCGCCTGAGAAG AAGGGAAATTGTTGAACTGCTAATGCGCGGAGTATGCGCCGCGTCGGTCCTGGAGACGATGGATGTGCTACTCAAGCATCTACGTAGCTCGCCGGTCGAAGAACAAGCTCTTGTTGCTGTCCTGCTCTTGCACTTCCAGCGCACGTTG GAGGAGCCCCGCAGAACCAGCGAATACGGAGAAGAGGCTGCCAAGGCCCTGACGGAGTCTCTGCGACGCTGCCTGACGGACGAGAACGTCGTGGCCAACACCAGGACAGCTCTGCTGATGCTGGGAGGGCATTTCTCCTTCTCAGGCGACCTCCTCGCAGAGGAATGGATGCTGAAACAGGCCGGCTTCGTCGACGACTCGCCCACCACGTCCGTCGCCTCCGACGCCGCCGTGCAG GAGAAGGAGGTGGCCGAAAACGAGGCGTGGCAGGAGCACGTGACGGCGGTGCTCCTCGGAAGCGGGAGGAGGCCGTTCCTCGCGGCGCTGTCCGGGTGCCTGGGCTCCCGCGACGCCGGCCTGGTGGCCGCGTGCCTGACGACGGCGGGGTGGCTGAGCCGGTCGCTCGCGGCGCCGCCGCTCGAGGACGCGCGCACGGACATGCAGCTCGCCGCGTTCTCGGCGCTCGTCCCGCCGCTGAAGCGGTGCCTTGCCGGCGGCGCCGCCCACCTGCAGGCCCGGCACCGGGTCCTCGCCACCGTCACGCTGCACAACTTCAGCAAGATCCCAG ACTGCAGGGTCCTACTGATGCTGCTGGCGGACGGCCTGCGCGGTCACCTCGCCGAGCTGGCGGAGCTGACCCGGACGGCCGGTCAACTGTACGCCGAGCTGCACGAGTGA
- the LOC127336491 gene encoding calcium-dependent protein kinase 13 translates to MGNACGGSLRSKYLQSFKHPASNRHTDPDYHATAADSPKKPPPSSTAKTDPHAPAPAPAPPAAAMRRGAGGAGTPVDLGSVLGHPTPNLRDLYALGRKLGQGQFGTTYLCTDLATGADYACKSISKRKLITREDVDDVRREIQIMHHLSGHRNVVAIKGAYEDPLYVHIVMELCAGGELFDRIIQRGHYSERKAAELTRIIVGVVEACHSLGVMHRDLKPENFLLANKDDDLSLKAIDFGLSVFFKPGQIFTDVVGSPYYVAPEVLCKKYGPEADVWTAGVILYILLSGVPPFWAETQQGIFDAVLKGVIDFDSEPWPVISDSAKDLITRMLNPRPAERLSAHEVLCHPWIRDHGVAPDRPLDTAVLSRIKQFSAMNKLKKMALRVIAESLSEEEIAGLKEMFQTMDADNSGAITYDELKEGLRKYGSTLKDTEIRDLMEAADVDNSGTIDYIEFIAATLHLNKLEREEHLVAAFSYFDKDGSGYITVDELQQACLEHNMPDAFLDDVIKEADQDNDGRIDYGEFVAMMTKGNMGVGRRTMRNSLNISMRDAPGAI, encoded by the exons ATGGGCAACGCATGCGGCGGCTCCCTCAGATCCAAGTACCTGCAAAGCTTCAAGCACCCCGCCTCCAACCGCCACACCGACCCGGACTaccacgccaccgccgccgacTCCCCCAAAAAACCACCACCCTCCTCCACCGCCAAAACGGACCCCCACGCCCCCGCCCCGGCCCCCGCGCCGCCCGCCGCGGCCATGCggcgcggcgccggcggcgcaggCACCCCCGTCGACCTCGGCTCGGTCCTCGGCCACCCGACCCCCAACCTGCGCGACCTCTACGCCCTGGGCCGCAAGCTCGGCCAGGGCCAGTTCGGCACGACCTACCTCTGCACGGACCTCGCCACGGGCGCCGACTACGCGTGCAAGTCCATCTCCAAGCGCAAGCTCATCACGCGCGAGGACGTCGACGACGTGCGCCGCGAGATCCAGATCATGCACCACCTCTCGGGCCACCGCAACGTGGTCGCCATCAAGGGCGCCTACGAGGACCCGCTCTACGTGCACATCGTCATGGAGCTCTGCGCCGGGGGCGAGCTCTTCGACCGCATCATCCAGCGCGGCCACTACAGCGAGCGCAAGGCCGCCGAGCTCACGCGGATCATCGTCGGGGTCGTCGAGGCCTGCCACTCGCTCGGGGTCATGCACCGCGACCTCAAGCCCGAGAACTTCCTCCTTGCTAACAAGGATGATGACCTCTCGCTTAAGGCCATCGATTTCGGGCTCTCCGTCTTCTTCAAGCCTG GTCAAATTTTCACGGATGTTGTCGGAAGCCCATACTATGTTGCCCCAGAAGTGCTGTGCAAGAAATATGGACCAGAAGCTGATGTTTGGACCGCTGGTGTAATTCTCTACATTCTACTGAGTGGTGTACCCCCATTTTGGGCAG AGACACAGCAAGGAATATTTGATGCCGTGTTGAAAGGTGTCATTGATTTTGACTCTGAGCCCTGGCCTGTGATATCTGATAGCGCAAAAGACCTGATAACAAGAATGCTCAATCCACGCCCTGCGGAACGCTTGTCAGCGCATGAAGTTCTAT GCCATCCATGGATTCGTGATCATGGAGTTGCTCCTGACCGTCCTCTTGACACAGCTGTCCTATCTCGCATTAAGCAATTCTCTGCAATGAATAAGCTGAAGAAGATGGCCTTGCGG GTAATAGCTGAGAGCCTGTCAGAGGAGGAAATTGCAGGGTTGAAGGAAATGTTCCAGACTATGGACGCTGATAACAGTGGTGCAATTACGTATGATGAGCTCAAAGAAGGCTTGCGAAAATACGGCTCCACACTGAAGGATACCGAGATACGTGATCTTATGGAAGCG GCGGATGTGGACAACAGCGGAACGATTGACTATATAGAGTTCATTGCTGCAACATTGCATCTGAATAAACTGGAGCGCGAGGAACATCTAGTGGCAGCCTTTTCATATTTTGACAAAGATGGAAGTGGCTACATCACAGTGGATGAACTGCAGCAAGCTTGCCTAGAGCATAACATGCCAGATGCTTTTCTTGACGACGTGATTAAAGAAGCCGACCAGGACAAT GATGGCCGCATAGACTATGGAGAATTTGTTGCCATGATGACCAAAGGCAATATGGGGGTGGGGCGAAGAACAATGAGAAACAGCCTGAATATCAGCATGAGGGACGCACCTGGTGCAATCTAG